One genomic segment of Rhizorhabdus phycosphaerae includes these proteins:
- a CDS encoding outer membrane protein has translation MRFFLTTTAAAGLVAAMASSAASAQDVASSNWTGFYVGGQLGYNWQPTDGDEVVNFDRNRDGNFGDAFPNFSPGFCGGAPTTARPTSGCSKDNDSTAWKLHAGYDYQFGDTSGPVVGLIAEYGKSYLYDNVTAFSTTPAVYKLQAKLKSDGAIRARAGYSFETGTLIYGTGGAAYGKIRNSFSMSNTVNSATVNDPTKNAWGWTYGGGIEQKIGKFSVGALYTFTALKNNDSTVTVGSLAGVTPATNPFIAQNAAGTDFQRSFSKFAFHSVRATVSYRF, from the coding sequence ATGCGATTTTTCCTCACGACCACTGCGGCGGCCGGCCTGGTAGCCGCGATGGCTTCGAGCGCCGCCTCGGCGCAGGACGTGGCCTCGAGCAACTGGACCGGCTTTTATGTCGGTGGCCAGCTCGGCTATAACTGGCAGCCGACCGACGGCGACGAAGTCGTAAACTTCGACCGCAACCGCGACGGCAATTTCGGCGATGCCTTCCCGAATTTCTCGCCGGGCTTCTGCGGTGGCGCGCCGACCACGGCCCGCCCGACCTCGGGCTGCTCGAAGGACAATGACTCGACCGCGTGGAAGCTGCACGCAGGTTACGACTATCAGTTCGGCGACACGTCGGGCCCGGTCGTCGGCCTGATCGCGGAATATGGCAAGTCGTACCTGTACGACAACGTCACCGCCTTCAGCACCACCCCGGCCGTCTACAAGCTGCAGGCCAAGCTGAAGAGCGACGGCGCCATCCGCGCGCGCGCCGGTTACTCGTTCGAAACCGGCACGCTGATCTACGGCACCGGCGGCGCTGCCTATGGCAAGATCCGCAACAGCTTCTCGATGTCGAACACCGTCAACAGCGCGACCGTCAACGACCCGACGAAGAACGCCTGGGGCTGGACCTATGGCGGCGGTATCGAGCAGAAGATCGGCAAGTTCTCGGTCGGCGCGCTCTACACCTTCACCGCGCTGAAGAACAACGACAGCACGGTCACCGTCGGCTCGCTCGCGGGCGTGACCCCGGCGACCAACCCGTTCATCGCACAGAACGCGGCTGGTACCGATTTCCAGCGTTCGTTCAGCAAGTTCGCGTTCCACTCGGTTCGCGCGACCGTCAGCTACCGTTTCTGA